The region AAACAGCAAAGTTATAAGTGGTAGCCATCATGTAGATCAGCTGGtggaaaagaacagaaaaggtTGTAAGAGAACATGCTGGTGACCTCCTCGTCACAGGTCATGTGACTCGTTAGTAAATGTACCAATCATtttacaagttaaaacatattttgtgaAAAACAATAATCAAGCCCAAACTACTCTCTCTTCCGTTCATTCTAGAATAAAACGCTTGCTGTGTGCGTCTTAGCAGATGGTAAAAGAGCGAATGGAATTGGTGCTGAAGAAGTGTAATCTTCCTCAGTGTGGTAAACCAAATGGACATGACAAGAGGAGCACTTTGACTCGTGATCTGCTGATACAAACCGTGCAGAGATGGACTaaaaggagaggatggagagagtggagggagGCTTACCAGAGCGATCACAGTGGCTCCAGCCCCAGCGCACGCCACGATGTACAGGTGATAAGACAGGTAGAACTGGAAAAATGACAAGCAACAGTGAGCTTTTCTTTCAGTTGATAGAAGTGATTTTCATGCCCTGTTTCTCTGCccattcaatgtgtgtgtgtgtgtgtgtgtgtgtgtgtaccactTGTCAATGTCAGTGGATAGAAAAGAGTCTCTTACGTCACTGGTGTTGCAGATGTCGCCTAGCGTAGATCCACACGCCTTGCCCGGTGTGGCATTCCAAGGGATGAttcctgcagtgtaaaaatTCAAAGGGTTTCATATTCATCCAGATGTTACCATTAAATGACTCGATCAGGAACAAAGACTTTAACCCACTGAGTTGATGACTACAAAGCAAAGCACCaaatggtttttgttttgttttacacattttcttataaactttatatatactttatatttaaaggGGCATCACGCCAATTATTACACATGAGGATTGGCTAACTTATAATCAGTCTGTCGTCAACATATCTGTGACTGAAGACATGCATTATGAACTGAGCTTGAGAAAAATCCTACAATGGAGTTGGATTACGGAGAGGTTTTTGAAGTCTGACCCAAGATGTCTCTGACTCTGCAGCATAGATTTGTAACCTTCTCTCTTCTAACTTTTCATAAAAATCCGCCAACCTTaagttttttgattttttggaAGATGcaagaaagttttttttggggggtctcATAgctaattattttcattatgaCTAAACATAGCAGTGGAACTGGAGGGACGAGCTAAAAAAGAAAGCTGATTCAGTTTTCAGTAACAACCAGATCCAAAAGTTACAAAATATTTAATACAGGATTAAGAAGGCTGGAAAATTATGTAGTTTTACAGACTTTCCAATTTCACTATGATTTTtttgaatattacattttttaacaacaatTACAGTACGCTGAATGGACTGGGTGAGGTGTTTCTTAAATTGAAATGAGGCTTGCAAGGGTTAAATGCATTGAGACTTTAATTTCAAACAGTATATTGGTTCTAAGCCAGCTCACGCATGCATCTTGAAAAACTATTTGCTGAGTGGAGGCCAATGATGCTGACCGAGACAAAATCTACTCTCTTACCATACTGACGAACATCCACACAGATGGAGTCAATGTTGGTGAGGTTGGCCATGGGGGACTTCATGGTGGCACAGGTGGACCACATGTTGTAGAAAAGGAAGACCGGCACGGCGGAGAAGCCGAACACACCGAGCCAGGCCACACCCAGGATGTATGTGAGGAAAACaaactgaggacacacagatgGCACAATGCAAGCATCATCAGAAACCAAAGCAAGTTGAAAAACATATAGTACCCTCCTCCTCATACACTTTCTTGTTACtgtaacaaacattttcatctttGCTTTTGTTCTATATTATAATCACATGGTTTTAAAGCTGTCTGTGATTAAGAATAACGCTCACAAGCAGCTCTGTGGTTGTGTTAACATACCATTCCACTGATGCAGCGTCCACAGATGGTGGTCTTGAACTCACTGTGCAGTTCTTTGACGGCACTGGTGGTGTAGAAGCCCTCAGCAAGCAGAATTATCCcgtacaagaagaagaaggaggcgaTGCCATAGATGACATACTGCATCAGCTGTATACTGTTAATGAGAAATGTCACACATAAGCTTAGCTGTGCAAGTAAAGccacaaaaaacagaaagactATCAATCAATGCATAACATGTTTCTCCCTCCAGACATAACACCTGCTGAGACCTACTAAAAATGTCAGGTAAAGAAATAGCATGACGTACCGCTGTCCAGTGTGGAAAATAGCTGCTTACAATCATTGTTTTATTCATGCAGTCTTAAAACATGAGTAACCTGGGTTTGCTGTTTAATCATGAACAGATGATTGAAATAGTGTTCCAGCTTTCCTAAGACCTGAGGAGAGACGCTAATCCCAAATGTGGAGATAACAGGTGATGCATGTCTCTGGAAACCATCCGCGAAGAGACAGGCTGCCCCTGTAGACATCTTCAATTAAACAGAGCACTCCAAATCTGCCCCAACATAAAACATATGTGCGGCCCTGTCTCTGTCATTCCTCTTTTATTGTCTGCACTAATGGATGCACTGTAAAAACATCAAAGGTCCATATTAGGACTATTCTCCAGAACAACCTGAACGTGGGAGTTGTTATCACCTAAAAATACCCTACATGAAGTAAACTTCATTAAAAGTGGTATCTATCCTACGTTTAGGCCTTTTTTATAGTGACGGGTAtgtgataaaaacatctcaGGGTGAGCACATTATGTGATGGATCCCACTGtcatatcaaacacacacacagttcaccaGGATGTAATCaacagtatcttttttttttttttcatcgagGTCACTTACATGTCAGTCAGCATGGCGTGATCACTGGTCACCTTGGAGAAGTGAGTTTCCAGGATGGTGACTGTGCCAGTGAGAGCCACATGGCCACATCCACAGAACAGGGCCACCCCAGAGAAGCAGAGGATAGTAGCCACCAGTGACGCATACGGCACCCCGCCTAAACACTTGATGCAGCACTCGAAGCACCCTGtaggagaggaaagaaacaaaagtgTCAGTAAAAGTATTGTTTGACCTCACAGTGCTTTAGAACCCTTTAAAAGGCCATAATAACACTCTATGTAAATATCATCTCCAGGTCATGTGCAGGTCTAAAGAGGCTCTCCAGGTCATATGCAGGTCTAAAAAGGCtggacatgacataaaaaggaGGCCGCAAAAGTCACAGTCAGAGGagctgcttggggccccagactagtagggggcccctgatgggtgacaaactttaaaccacagcagtggccctaaatgtgcaaattttgcaatgacagtagaaaaccttcctaagggggccccatctggcAGCACTCACTGTCCACGAATTAATGTTGTGAAAACAGAAGTTTGTAAATGAAGGTCAATAGAGGTCATTGAAGAGGAATTACCCatctacaggagagaaaaaagaggaagaggagtatgCATTGGGCCACTGGGGCAGACACGATGGTTTGAGGACCCTTCAGTTGGTTTTTGCCTGGGGCCCCTAcggactctagaatcgccactggtcACAGTGTCATTTTCACAACATATTCAAGATGCGGATGAAGCAACATAGCCCAACCCTACAACGACTCTTTAAGCCTTTCTATCACGTTTTCATGAGCATCGAGCTGAAAACAGAGCTTATGAAAATATAGAAATGGATAACGGACAAAAACATGGGGCCTCAGAAGGAAAATGGGAAAACTGGTGATTCCCGGGACCTGTTATTTGGCCAGACAATGATTAGAGACTGAAGCTAAGCTACACAAAGCCTGTCCTGTTTGGGTTTTAAGATGATATTTTCCTTCTGATTCAATCCAGCGGTGCAACTGTCAAAGAATTCAACTTCCAGCTATTCACTGGGATGATTTCACAGATACTATACACTATATAAGTCTCACAGGGCCATATCTAACTAACGGTGAAGCTCATATGAAGAAATCCTCAAAGGAACATATTCTGACATGTCTGTTCAAAGTAAAGTTCATATAATTCCTCTGGGGCCAGGCTTGATGCAGCGTGCTTCCTTTCCAAACCTCTGAGATCTCTAGTACCATCAGAAACTGTTTCCTGTGTGAGAAGGCTGAGGTTTCTCAGTCTTCACTCCCTATAATGTTTCATCTGACAATTCATCCCTTCACTTAAAGGGCACTAATGGCCATCCAGCAGGTCAGAGCaatgtgtgtctgcctgccaAGCTGGAATGGAAATCAATATAAAACTCACAATGAGGGAATGAAGTGACCCAGATGGATCTGCCTCATCCAATGTGTTTCTAAACCCTACAAACACAACCAGTCATTACAATGCACTGTCTGTGGATGCATGCAAACAAACCACTGTGTGCTTCCAATCAGATACACGTGTATGACCGGATGTTAGTCACAGGACATCCAGGTCAATGGCTGGTAATGTTTTAAATCCCTCACATATGCCTCATGTCACACTGCAACTAAAGCATTTAATGCTAGTTTAATCAA is a window of Labrus mixtus chromosome 13, fLabMix1.1, whole genome shotgun sequence DNA encoding:
- the gpm6bb gene encoding glycoprotein M6Bb isoform X3, giving the protein METPSEENQEQWQDKRGCFECCIKCLGGVPYASLVATILCFSGVALFCGCGHVALTGTVTILETHFSKVTSDHAMLTDIIQLMQYVIYGIASFFFLYGIILLAEGFYTTSAVKELHSEFKTTICGRCISGMFVFLTYILGVAWLGVFGFSAVPVFLFYNMWSTCATMKSPMANLTNIDSICVDVRQYGIIPWNATPGKACGSTLGDICNTSDFYLSYHLYIVACAGAGATVIALLIYMMATTYNFAVLKFKSREDCCTKF
- the gpm6bb gene encoding glycoprotein M6Bb isoform X2; amino-acid sequence: MGCFECCIKCLGGVPYASLVATILCFSGVALFCGCGHVALTGTVTILETHFSKVTSDHAMLTDIIQLMQYVIYGIASFFFLYGIILLAEGFYTTSAVKELHSEFKTTICGRCISGMFVFLTYILGVAWLGVFGFSAVPVFLFYNMWSTCATMKSPMANLTNIDSICVDVRQYGIIPWNATPGKACGSTLGDICNTSDFYLSYHLYIVACAGAGATVIALIHFLMILSANWAYLKDASHMHAYQDIKMKEERELQDITSRSKECLNSYT
- the gpm6bb gene encoding glycoprotein M6Bb isoform X1 → METPSEENQEQWQDKRGCFECCIKCLGGVPYASLVATILCFSGVALFCGCGHVALTGTVTILETHFSKVTSDHAMLTDIIQLMQYVIYGIASFFFLYGIILLAEGFYTTSAVKELHSEFKTTICGRCISGMFVFLTYILGVAWLGVFGFSAVPVFLFYNMWSTCATMKSPMANLTNIDSICVDVRQYGIIPWNATPGKACGSTLGDICNTSDFYLSYHLYIVACAGAGATVIALIHFLMILSANWAYLKDASHMHAYQDIKMKEERELQDITSRSKECLNSYT